AATGGCAAAAGTTTTACAACGTTCACACTGTCACCAGTTAAACCGTAGtgaaaaatgtaattgaaaaattaatattttcacatttttaaatatcttcaaaagaACTAAACTCCAATCTAAAGATTTGTACATAAGCAAAGATAAAATCGAAGTTTATAGTTGTGAGCTAAACCTATCGAAATATCGATTGCAGCGATTACTTCATAACAAATAACTACAGGAACACACTTAAAACATTCTTgaccaaatatttaaaaatatcttttaacaAATTGACATAATTGTTACCAAAATGCTCATAGGAGCGTATTTTATAAGTCTCGATGGGATGCACTGTCTCCATTGTGTttcaaaactaatattttagGAATATATTTGAAGACTTGTTTTTAAAATCAAGATTGCTGAAAGTGAATATCAttacttttaaactttttaatctGGTATGCTAAGCTACTAAATGTGCTGTATTATTTCCAATCTTCTCTCTAAAAGCAGccctataaaaattattatgccTTCCGCAAAACATAGAACACAAATGTTTCTCTTTTTTCGTCatacttaatatatgtataacttatatttttagTGGCGACGAGATTTATGCGTTGaacatttaattacaataaataattcaGAGTTGGTTCTAAAgaattaacatttaattaaattaaatatgaaattaaatcgaACCAAAATACTAAATATACGTGGAGTTTAATAATTACAATAGGCTGAAGGGCCAAGAAGATTATAATATACGCATTCTAATCTATTTTAACATTAGAATAGATTTTTCGTACAAATACACTTGTGCCCAAATACccaacagtaccacatataatTCCTAAAGCACCGCTGAACAATGCCATATATCCAAAGTAGAAAGCAGTTTGAAAAAGACCATACATTctgaaaataaatggaaaaacatTTGGTAAAATGATGATATATTTAGAAGTATTGTTTAATTTGCAAACAAACCGGTGCTCGTGATAAAGAAAATAAtctaaacataataaaaatactcactttgttttaaagaagaaatagtAGAACGAATAAGCGTAAACGTAAATTGAAGTTGATGCCGCTGACATAAAGCTCGTCCACTGCCACCGATAATCCTCTGCGTTTAAAAGGAAATAAGTGCATACAATTGTTACGCATACCGTTACAATCATTAATATGGTGAAAACTAATAGCATGAAACCATACACGTAGTAAATTTTATATGCCCAAAATGACGTGAAAATAAAGTACCTGGAAAAGAGATTGTCGAATTATTTGCATATAACTCATATTACATTTCAACTTGACAACTGTTGAtcatattaaattacatttctataaaaattgaGCCAAATGGTAATACTCCAccaagtaaaattataatagcTGGTTCCATAAACCACTTCTTTTCGGGTATTGGACGAGGCACAGCGTTCACTCGACAAGGATGATCTGGCTGTCCATCTAAATTGCGTCCTACCACTGTGCCTGCTAATGTAAGtggcaaaacaacaaaaatgcatatACACGTGACGGCAATCATTGTTCCAAAAGGTATAGCACGCGATGCATGAtaaccaatagcaataaaattaataaagaatgcTGTGCCGCAAACAAAAACTGGAACCATAAATGCAGACACCAGCATTTGACGTATCCACATTCGGCCTCCTAACCGAGCATATAACGATCCACCAAAATATCCATTGACAGGCGACGTTGCTGCGTACACAAATATGGCAGTAGAAAGCATTGATCCACGCCTATACAAAAAAAGAAGTGGAAAGCAAAGAGCAGTTGATGATTCGTTCCATTATTGTATAAactttgtttaaatattatacTTACTCAGTGTATAGTTCCCCAACAATCGCAAATAATATGACGCCAAGCACTACGGAAATTAATTGACAACCAGCTCCTATTACAGCAGAAAATACTAATGCGTGCGGTGGAGTTCTAAAAACATCACCATGTACTTGCTTCCAGCCATATTCATCTCCTAAGTCCCGTTCCTGTTGTCATTAAGTGGATTTAGCTCAAAGTttacaataattatattaatttaaaccaACCATGTCATCTATTTCTTCATCTTTACTGTAACGAGCGTAGTCTTTACGCAACGTTCGCATGAGAATCATTGACACCAATCCAACCAAAAATATTACCATCataaaactattgaaaataCTGAACCAGTGGATCTGTTAAAGTGAAGTTTTATGTTGCTTAGTAAAtggatatataagtataaattaaaaacacatgACATCCAACTTACTctatgttgaaaaaatttagggtccaaatatttatcaaaacgGTTTTTGAATTCAACTGAACTCTGTTTCCAGTTAACttcataagaaaatttaatcTTAGCTCCTGGTGTCAGTAACTCTTTTTTCTCGTTGTGAAGAGTTATGTCAACAATTTGTTGGCCATTGTAGCCAATTTCAAATCTTTTGTGTGTGAAAATACCATACTTTTCTTCCTGATCGTCCTTTTTACCAACTTCACCCCAAATAGGTAAACCATCTATATACATTTGATACCAGTATTGGTTTTTAACCGCATATGTAAAGGCTTTAACTTTATCAATAGTTAAATCGATCATGCATATTACGGTTGGTGATACGTCCACTGCACAattctcaattaatttttgaaattgaaatgtaaTCCATAACACCCACCTTTAAAATCAATTTCGTAGCCACTGAATTCCAATTCAACTCCTTGTAGCGCTTCGCTAAGCGTCTCATGATAGTGGGAGATGCTTTGTTTTGCACCACTACAGAAAGGCAAAGAGAAGTATGCATATGTTTCTTGCCGGTTGTGATATGGGCCAACTGTATTCATCCATAATACGACTTCTTCACGGTCATTGTACTAAATAAAgggtttgaaattaaattaataaaacatatatattttttttttaactacctTATGATTATGCTCATCCGCCACTACACACCAAGTGCTCAATAATAATATCAAACAAATTGGGACCGCACTTATTAGCCACATCACAGTTTATTtgcaataatataaaacaaataagatTTTTCTATAGAATTATACTTGTCTCATTCGCATAACACTGTTGTCAAACTCGAACATTGAACTCCTTATGGGCACATATACAATCGTTCCCTTCAACAACAGCTATAAATCTTTAGGACATTTAAGCAGCTGGAATGCCAAGTTATgctctttaaatttttaaggtaATTGTATTCCTTTAAGTGGGGTAATACAAATTTAGGTCTTTCGGGAATCCAAAGACAATACACGTATTGAAAATTCTACGCAAACACGATAACTCGATATATGATCGCCCGGTCAGAGATTCAGATAAATGTTGTTATCGGACAGAGTTGTTAActttctttatttcaatttctaaaaattttagcatAGAGTATAGAAATTTGGATCTAGATCATCAGAGCTACGTCTCAAGTGAGGCAAAGCTGGCGACACTCCAATACCTTGACGGAAATCCACGCATACACACAGAGCGTAAGAAAGGGATGAACGATTACAAGTACACAAGAGTTTCGGTTGGATGTGTCAATTCGGCATTAAGAAACTCATAGAAACTTAAACAGAAATATTATTGTagtggcagaattctgccgagttgactaTCCTTGACCGGACAAAAAATCCGTCCCGGTCCAGAAACAGAAATCGCTGGTAGTAATGGTGGGTTATTAACCGGTGAATTAACCGACAGGTAGCTTTACGCAGATAAATATTATACTTATGCAGTCCGTGTGAAAAGGGGAGGGCCCTCAGCTCTCAGCTACAGTACAAACGTAATTTGTGGCATTCCATTCTATGCCATGACATCATTTATGCACGAAAGAATGAgcacatttttgtaaaattgtaaaataaagataaacttGTTGAAATTATTGCTAATTGAGAATTAATCTATTGATTGCTCTGGTATGaagttatacaaatttatgtttaactttttgaagaaatctTTTTCCCACTACGCTCATTTCTAAAAACAAATCCACTAATATAATTATGTCATTAAAAGCCCGAAAGGTCCATTCGCTTTACTTTTGATTTTCGGCACTAAGAAGATcaggaaaatatttacacaaaattttgtaggATGTCTTGTAATTCAATGGATTACAGCATGACCAAAAACcggattttaaatttatgttaaacCCTCTTTCAGAATTCAGGAGGTGGAACTGTACTTgcaaaacaagaacaacaaaaactaatagCTAATGCCTGaattccattttaatttttgtttttacttataGTACACTGAATACGACTTATGTTAGAAAACAAAAAGATCCTATAATATTAATGCTTTATCCGCGATATATCAAGTTATCTATCAAGCGGCGCTATTTATCTGTTTATTATCATATATTGAAGAGGCTGATGCAGAagacttaaataaaaaagatttctgatcacttcttaaaaaatactttttttaattaattaattgtctttagcaagcaaattaattttgctttattgtttAAAGCTTCAGAAAGCGAGAGAAAATAAAACTATGAATTGATTGAGACAATCGAACACTGTTAACGAATAAAAAGATGCTTAGACAATTTCATTTCTCACATTAAGTGATCAGTTTGTGGAAAGTAGTCACTTGGGTCAGTGCTTTGATATTAAAGTGTGCATAGGTAAGAAAAACCAAATAATCGGGATTTTTTAAACGAAGAAAGGATTTTTTCAAACATGAAAAATCTGTGGGAAGTACCACCTACATCTATACATATCTATCTTTGTTATTTTCTGTTCAGTGCATGGATATTAGTGTATTAGAGTAATACTAGAATCCTTAAAAGCAATTCCTTTTAAGCATTGTTTACCGAGTTTCATAGTTAAACGACTAATATTGGAAGATGAAGTAAACGACTGATaaactaatattaaataaataatataaaaatattttattttattaggaaAATTCAAATAGCCGTGGAATACAAATAACATCGAGGCAAGTAAGGAAATGAACCCAATATCCACATTTGATATTAACAATCTTATGGCGCTTATTCGCGTTATATTGAATAataagataattttaaatatcacataaaaaaagaaaattataaattttacaaacaaaatgtAAACTCGCgtatcattaaaaatttttgataattggATAACATTAGTGGCGttcaaaatagaaataaattgtgaaaactttagtgttattatttttcaggaatgTTCGACTTGTATTTCGAAAACCAGAATGCATATATAAactaaattcttataaaaatggCATAATCGTCATTTAGCTGCATTATTAACTTTAtcactatttaattatttatatttattataaactttCGTGTGCAGGAGTATAAACAGAAACCTTCGCACAGAAATTATTATTCTCAAATACctcaaatattaattaaattaaagatcATATTCAATACTGTACGATTTTGGGTGATAAATTGGCTGAGAGGAGCTAGAGGCCGAAGGTGCATACGCTCATATCTTCTTTTACCTTTTTAATATGTGCAAAAgttatgtgaaaatatttagaattacTCTTTTTAATATTATGCATTGGCCATTGCcgtcaattaatttaaattagtgGCAAAGTTCAATAGTTTCGGTGCACATCTCTGgaaaaaataccttaaacgttagagtgagagaaagaaaaaaataaattgatttggaaTGGATGTGTCAATACATGATTACAACTGTAGTGGTAGATCTATGCGTGACAAATGCGGTAATTTCTCAAGCAAACTCTATTGTCGTtactttaaatgtttttatttttttaccatttcaaacaattttagacaaatttaatgaaaacctTTTCTAATGGGTCTACaattgaacaaaattaaattttggtgATAATATGATTGATATTTGGATATACATAAGCCATTTTCAATCACTTACGTGAATACAAGAAATAATTCACTTATTTCCTGAAAGGCAGTACATTTGACTTATATCAGTTTTCTGTTCCATTCGCAATCCTTAAAGCCTTAGTGAATCGAAGACGATCTATAGTATGTTATTCTATGTTTAGTTTTAGCGCGCATATGACtagaaagaatatttaaatttaagggatcagtagggtaatctttcaaaattttttttttgcattttctgtttcgTTATATctttagaattaatgtagaaacccactttaccattggaaggtttcgaaaaaaaccaaaaagaataataccgctcgacgttcggagctctcggagtgcacacctcaaactttaaatacctttttctcaaaacacatttgaggtactcacaacgtgtcctaaagcatcgtaaaatcatcaatttttatactagtttaaaaaatttgttatgggattgcatactaaaatacgtttacgcaaatacaactctgaacgctTATAACTTATGTGAAACCCCTTACCTTTTTAAACTGACGGACATGATTCAGGTCGAACTACTCAagcgatttgcttaattttttttttaatattcaaaaaacgcctggctatcgtccctactagattcattattttattgacaatgttatgacaaaatttatgtacaaaaacatggggaaaaattaaaaaaaaacgttaattacttttttatttatcaacattttttcatgattctagtagggacgataaccattcatgTACATtctaagaataaattgggtttttgtgtttaagAAGATCCAAACATTAGAAATCGTGTCcgctagtaaaaaaaaaacgcatctcattcatcCAGCCaattctccgacagatgtcatcaaaaaattccgaaaaaatttgtttatacactccatgATATACCTcgtgatatatatgtatatgaaaaaagttctattttagaataaaaatttctatgaacaaaaaaaaaaaaacaggccagattaccctactgaccccttaaagaatatttttctgATCGTAcgcattgtgaaaatatttatatttaagatcATCTATAATTACTATATTTGCTTAACCTTATTAtagaaaacaatttgaaatcaatataaaataGGCATTgactacaaaatttaattaccaaagaaattaaaaaaaaatatatcaaatatcgtcacctaaaacgCAAACAACGTATCGGCTAAAAATTactaatgaaattgaatttttcgttAATTATGATCCTTTACATtatattacacatatgtatCATACAAATTTCTGATATACCCAGTTATATCCAAAATTCAAGATTTCCTTTTCCtctaaacttatgaaaagtgatgttctgtcattttgtattttaggtgacggtGCCTCCACATTAATTTTGCAGAATACACTTATAATATAACCATATAGTATAATCAAAATGAATGGAAAGGATGAAAACGACTATGACGAAAGGACATCCGCGGGTATGGAAGAATACTCAGACGAATGGGAGCATGGAAGCAAACGAACCATAAGTTTTTTCAAACTATATCGATTTTCATcggcttttgaaaatattctactATTTATTGGATTAATAATGTCCCTTATAAAAGCGCTTACACTCCCAGCAGTGGTAATAGTTTATAGTGAATTTACCGCAATGTTAGTCGATCGCACATTGGCAATTGGTACCAGTTCTAAAACGTATGCACTACCCATTTTCGGTGGTGGCAAAATGctgtgagtttttttttaatgtcatgTATTTAAAAGAGTAGTGTGTTCAAAACAGTTAACGCCAATATTCATGTTAGCACCTTCAAGGTCACTCTTTAAGAAACAATATCTACACTTTGGGCAAcgctttttttttcaaaaagtatatattaaaaGTACGTGTTTCGTAAATACCTTTCAGTATTGCATTTATAACACCTCAATTATGACAAATTAGTGGCTCTTCCATTGCAACAATTGGGTCTTGCTTCGAAATGATTATGATTAAGAGAAAGAAATGCTCCGGAGCTAAATGAGCTCGTCATTTAACAGATCACAACATATCTAAAAAATAGTATGCCATCTTTGCACGAGAAAAGATATCTGCCGCATCAGCATCTCCTCTGCTTCAGCGATTCCCTAACGAAATATTATTCACTCTTTAATGCATTCGCCAATTTTTGAAACACCAAACCGgtagtaaatatgtacataagttcgGCTTCGCCTTTGAAACATTCTCTGAAAGTCTtcatactttttgaacacacctcaaGTACAAAGTAAGAATATAGTATAGTAGATTCAAATATAGCCAAGCTAATTTTCAGAACGAACGCAACAAACGAAGAGAATATGTCGGAGTTGTACAATGATTCCATTTCTTATGGCATTCTTTTGGCAATAACATCTATAATTATGTTGATATCGGGTGTTCTAACTGtggatatttttaattttgtggcgTTGAGACAAGTAACCCGGATGCGAAAAATATTATTCGAATCTGTTATTAGACAAGACATTGCGTGGCATGATATGGCGACTAAACAAAACTTCACGCAGCAAATAATAGAGTGAGTAGATTGGAGAATTGAAATTATTACGTTTGCATTGCCTTTTCATaatgtaacatttttttaatatacattcaTTATTTCAATGATCTTATGggtgttttgtttatttttaaatttagtgatGTAGAAAAAGTCAGGGACGGGATGTCCGAGAAGGTTGCTCACTTCTTATACCTCATATTTGGATTTATTATAACAATATGCATATCGTTTGCTTATGGTTGGAAGCTCACATTGGCAGTCAGTGTATACATACCAATTGTTATTTTACTGAATTATTATGTGGGAAAGGTAAGAAAAAGCAGTATCGTGGtattaaacttattatttttttatgataactGAAATTTTTACAGTTCTTAAAGTTTTGTGGGtagaaaaaagattaaaaatacacccaacactttttttacacggtaaatacgttcctcagaaatccgtgtaaaaaaatAACGTATAAAAAAGAGCCTTGCGCCGTcgacttttttacaaaaaaaaaaattttcaaccttgtaaaaaagagttgggtgtaataataaataacgaTCAATTCAGTACAATTCTgtatttaacaatattaaattataaaaattggacCACCCTGTTAAAAACGAGAGAAAATTTTCATTACTGCGGTGTAAATTtcgcaaaatatatttaataataaagaaagaatatctttatacatatgtatatgtatatctgactGCACTAACAAATTGTCTCCTAAtttttcactgtattttttatatcgAATATGGTGCTTCAACAGTATCAAAGTAAGCTAACCAAAAGAGAACAGGAATCCTACGCCGGAGCCGGAAACATTGTGGAGGAAGTTCTTACTGCTATACGAACTGTCGTAGCCTTTGGTGCGGAGAAAAAGGAATCCGAGCGCTATGATAACTATTTGATACCTGCTCGTAAAGCCAGTCAAAGCAAGGGTGCGTTCTCGGGATTTAGTGACGGTGTTTTAAAATCAATGCTCTTTCTTTCTTGCGCTGGCGCATTCTGGTATGGCGTTAACTTAATTCTTGAAAATAGAAATTTGGAAGACAAGGAGTATACCCCTGCAATTTTAATGATAGTAAGTACTGTTACATAAATTAAGACagcatataaacaattttttatcaaatattcgcaaattcattaaattattaCTTAACTTAAAATCAATACAAATTATACCCACTACTTTTGAACTCTACAAATTCTAGgcattttttggaattattgtTGGTGCTGATAATATTGCACGTACGGCACCATTTTTAGAATCCTTTTCTACTGCACGAGGTTCGgccacaaatattttcaaagttatcgATACGAAATCAAAGATTGACCCATTATCCAGTGATGGCAAACTACTTAACTATGGATTGCGGGGAGAGATTGAATTTAAAGATGTATTCTTTCGGTATCCATCTCGTCCAGATATTATTGTACATCGCGGGCTGAATTTCAAAGTTAACGGGGGTCAGACTGTAGCTCTCGTTGGTTCATCTGGTTGCGGAAAATCGACTTGCATTCAACTTTTGCAGCGCTTCTATGATCCAATTTTCGGTTCAGTTACTTTAGATGGTTtggacattaaaaaatataatatccaTTGGTTGAGATCTAACATGGCGGTGGTTGGTCAAGAACCGGTATTATTCCAAGGAACTATaggtaaatataataaacaactATATTCAATGCTCACACAATTTAATGTcccatacatatgcatatgtatgtggggATCGAGTCTCGACGTTATGTTGCTATCAAATAATTGGAGTCGGAAGTTTCAAGTTCGAAAAAAAAAGATAACCAAATTTTTAGTACTTTAATTTAAGTCGACTTAAgctactttaaaatattttgatatatttatatcatatatattatataccatatcggcatcaaaaaataataataaaaaatacttactcGTGTAGCGGATAATATTAGTTATGGCAAAGCAACCGCTACTCAACGAGAGATAGAGGCTTCAGCCAAAGCTGCTGGTGTGCATGACTTTATTTGCAGTTTGCCTGAGGTGATTACTAAATCAGTTGTTGCATATATTGTGTTACGAAAACACTGtttcaataatttcacaaatatttagaGTTACCTTACTGTTATCGGCGAAAAGGGATCTCAGCTCTCCGGTGGGCAAAAGCAGCGTATTGCTATAGCGCGAGCTCTTATACAGGATCCTAAAATACTATTGCTGGACGAAGCAACATCTGCACTAGATTATCATTCTGAAAAAGACATTCAACAAGCTTTGGACTTGGTAAGCAAAGGTCGAACAACCATTGTTGTATCTCACCGGTTATCAGCTATACGCGGGGCGGATAAAATAGTATTCTTACATGAAGGCAAAGTATTCGAAGAGGGTTCACACGAGGATCTCATAGCATTGAAAGGAATGTATTATAATATGGTACGCGCTGGTGATATAAATGTAGCGGATGCTACTGAGGACAATGCAATGGAAGAGAAGAGTAAGTACGAAAGTTTTACGAATCAGTGAATTTTGAGCGAATAATCGAGATACAATTTGACTTAAATTGGACTTTAAAGGCCATCCAtccgattttaaaaataatttctcaagTGCTTAAAACTATTTCCCATtcgtacaattaaaaaaaaaaattaaaccctTTTCCAGAAATTAATGTCAGCTCGTTCGAGAAATCTTTCGAAACTGATTTAATAAATTTGGATAAAAATCATATTTCATATGAACACCCAGTC
This genomic stretch from Bactrocera dorsalis isolate Fly_Bdor chromosome 5, ASM2337382v1, whole genome shotgun sequence harbors:
- the LOC105226497 gene encoding multidrug resistance protein homolog 65; amino-acid sequence: MNGKDENDYDERTSAGMEEYSDEWEHGSKRTISFFKLYRFSSAFENILLFIGLIMSLIKALTLPAVVIVYSEFTAMLVDRTLAIGTSSKTYALPIFGGGKMLTNATNEENMSELYNDSISYGILLAITSIIMLISGVLTVDIFNFVALRQVTRMRKILFESVIRQDIAWHDMATKQNFTQQIIDDVEKVRDGMSEKVAHFLYLIFGFIITICISFAYGWKLTLAVSVYIPIVILLNYYVGKYQSKLTKREQESYAGAGNIVEEVLTAIRTVVAFGAEKKESERYDNYLIPARKASQSKGAFSGFSDGVLKSMLFLSCAGAFWYGVNLILENRNLEDKEYTPAILMIAFFGIIVGADNIARTAPFLESFSTARGSATNIFKVIDTKSKIDPLSSDGKLLNYGLRGEIEFKDVFFRYPSRPDIIVHRGLNFKVNGGQTVALVGSSGCGKSTCIQLLQRFYDPIFGSVTLDGLDIKKYNIHWLRSNMAVVGQEPVLFQGTIADNISYGKATATQREIEASAKAAGVHDFICSLPESYLTVIGEKGSQLSGGQKQRIAIARALIQDPKILLLDEATSALDYHSEKDIQQALDLVSKGRTTIVVSHRLSAIRGADKIVFLHEGKVFEEGSHEDLIALKGMYYNMVRAGDINVADATEDNAMEEKKINVSSFEKSFETDLINLDKNHISYEHPVLHANHKEKTTDDDDASGGNFFITFRRILKIARPEWCMLLFGAACAIAFGFTYPAFSVIFGEFYAALAQPDEEVALHRTSLLSIYCLILGVLTGVGCFLQTYLFNYAGVWLTTRMRSMTFMAIMRQEAAWFDQETNSVGSLSARLTGDASGVQGAIGYPLSGLLQAFSNFVIALTLSLYYSWKLALVCVCACPVIIGSIIFESKFMSASLVHEKTALEEASRIATEAISNIRTIAGLRREAQIIERYNLEIDKVRSIIGQKLKYRGLINASGQAFVFFAYAAALCYGGVLVSEGKVPFQDIIKVSETLLYGSMMLAQSLAFAPAFTAALVAAHRLFQILDRTPKVLSPHGRENTTAGKGPIMFEGVRFSNIEFKYPTRPDVKILNGLNLEVQKGKTVALVGRSGCGKSTCIQLLMRLYDPDSGTIRLNDDDIHKDVSIEGLRRMLGLVSQEPSLFERTIAENIAYGDNSRKVSMDEIIAAAKCANAHSFIVSLPNGYDTRLGARGTQLSGGQKQRIAIARALVRNPKILLLDEATSALDLQSEQLVQQALDVACTGRTCIVIAHRLSTVQNADVICVLKNGKIVEIGNHQQLIALNGIYSKLHKMQSHEK
- the LOC105226499 gene encoding transmembrane 9 superfamily member 3, with translation MWLISAVPICLILLLSTWCVVADEHNHKYNDREEVVLWMNTVGPYHNRQETYAYFSLPFCSGAKQSISHYHETLSEALQGVELEFSGYEIDFKVDVSPTVICMIDLTIDKVKAFTYAVKNQYWYQMYIDGLPIWGEVGKKDDQEEKYGIFTHKRFEIGYNGQQIVDITLHNEKKELLTPGAKIKFSYEVNWKQSSVEFKNRFDKYLDPKFFQHRIHWFSIFNSFMMVIFLVGLVSMILMRTLRKDYARYSKDEEIDDMERDLGDEYGWKQVHGDVFRTPPHALVFSAVIGAGCQLISVVLGVILFAIVGELYTERGSMLSTAIFVYAATSPVNGYFGGSLYARLGGRMWIRQMLVSAFMVPVFVCGTAFFINFIAIGYHASRAIPFGTMIAVTCICIFVVLPLTLAGTVVGRNLDGQPDHPCRVNAVPRPIPEKKWFMEPAIIILLGGVLPFGSIFIEMYFIFTSFWAYKIYYVYGFMLLVFTILMIVTVCVTIVCTYFLLNAEDYRWQWTSFMSAASTSIYVYAYSFYYFFFKTKMYGLFQTAFYFGYMALFSGALGIICGTVGYLGTSVFVRKIYSNVKID